The genomic stretch TTTTTGGACTGGGGATTCCGGCGCCCTTGCAGGCCGAGGGGTTTGCGGATGTGTTCGAGCCGTTGCAATCGCTCAGCAAAAAGTTGCTCATCCTGCGCAACGTGGATCACGTGCGCTGCGATGTGCGCGGGATCAATGCGCATTTTGATGGGGCAACCGGATCGTTTACCGCCCAACCCGCGGGCGGCGAGGCCAAGGCGGGCGGGCCTTCAATTGATCAAGTGGTGCGGCACGCGCATCATCCCAAAGGGTTGCCGACCGGGATGGTTCCCACGCTGGTGGGCGGCACGTTTTTCCGGCGCAGTCGCGTGGGGCGCTATCATCACAGTTATAATCTCGATGGCACGGTGGCGGCGCGGATGCAGGAAAAACCACGCGATTTATTTGACCGCGTGTTTGGCACATTCGGCGGCACCAACAATGCCGATGCCCGCGCGCAACGGCTCAAGCGCAGTGTGCTCGATTCGGTGGTGGATCAATATCGTTTTTACAGCGGCCCCAACTCACCGTTGGGCGCGGCTTCCAAATCGCGCGTGAAGGATCATCTCGATCGCATTCGGGAATTCGAGCAACGCGCCTTTGCGATGCAGCATCAAAAAGGTAACCCCGGATTGCCGCCGCGCTCGCGCGTGCCCCACGGTGGGCCGGCCGATCCGGGCGGCGAAGGCATCGATATTACGCTGGAGGAACTCACCACCGAATGGCGGTTGCTCGCCGATCTTTATGCGTTGGCGATTGAAATGGATCGCGCGCGGTTTGGCTCAATCACCTTCCTCGCCGCGGGCGAACGCATTCGCCTCACGGGCAATTATAAATTCAATGGCCGTTCGCGCTTCACATTTGATGATTCAAAAATGCATCGGCGCGGTGGCTCGGCCGGTTGCAGCCACGAGTGGTGGCACAAGTTCAACGAAACGAAAAAGAACGAGCAGCTCCGCGCCCACGCACATTTGAAGATGAATGAGGTGGCGTATTTTTTGAAACGGCTCGACAGCACGAAGGAATCAAACGGCCGCAGCATTTTGGAAAACTCTATGATCACGATTTCAACCGAATCGGGCGATGGCCGCCACAACGA from Limisphaerales bacterium encodes the following:
- a CDS encoding DUF1552 domain-containing protein, with protein sequence MTTKINRRHMLKGLGTVGIGLPLIEEMIASNALGAAKAAVPVRAFNVFFGLGIPAPLQAEGFADVFEPLQSLSKKLLILRNVDHVRCDVRGINAHFDGATGSFTAQPAGGEAKAGGPSIDQVVRHAHHPKGLPTGMVPTLVGGTFFRRSRVGRYHHSYNLDGTVAARMQEKPRDLFDRVFGTFGGTNNADARAQRLKRSVLDSVVDQYRFYSGPNSPLGAASKSRVKDHLDRIREFEQRAFAMQHQKGNPGLPPRSRVPHGGPADPGGEGIDITLEELTTEWRLLADLYALAIEMDRARFGSITFLAAGERIRLTGNYKFNGRSRFTFDDSKMHRRGGSAGCSHEWWHKFNETKKNEQLRAHAHLKMNEVAYFLKRLDSTKESNGRSILENSMITISTESGDGRHNDVKRELSGIFHAITGANDRFKTGQIMDVKAEGIDVYNTMLGAMGAKTRLGPANRQGKSVDGIRV